From one Eptesicus fuscus isolate TK198812 chromosome 21, DD_ASM_mEF_20220401, whole genome shotgun sequence genomic stretch:
- the MYADM gene encoding myeloid-associated differentiation marker isoform X1 has protein sequence MCLTPAASAPDLSPPGSSAKTAAMPVTVTRTTITTTSSSASPTILGSPRALTQPLGLLRLLQLLSTCVAFSLVASVNAWVGFSGNWCMFAWCFCFAMTFIIIVVELGGLQARFPLSWRNFPITYACYAALFCLSASIIYPTTYVQFMGQGRSRDHAIAATAFSCIACVAYATEVAWTRARPGEITGYMATVPGLLKVVETFVACIIFAFISEPYIYKNKPALEWCVAVYAICFILAAVAILLNLFDCTNALPIPFPTFLSGLALLSVLFYASAMVLWPLYQFDEKYGGNPERRKDFGCGSSHAHYVCSWDRRLAVAILTAINLLAYVADLVHSARLVFVRV, from the exons AT GTGTCTGACTCCAGCCGCCTCGGCACCAGATCTTTCTCCGCCGGGATCCTCAGCTAAGACCGCGG ccatGCCGGTGACGGTGACCCGCACGACCATCACGACCACGTCCTCCTCGGCCTCCCCGACCATCCTGGGGTCCCCTCGGGCGCTGACCCAGCCCCTGGGCCTGCTCCGCCTGCTCCAGCTGCTCTCCACCTGCGTGGCCTTCTCGCTGGTCGCCAGCGTGAACGCGTGGGTAGGGTTCTCGGGGAACTGGTGCATGTTCGCCTGGTGCTTCTGCTTCGCCATGACCTTCATCATCATCGTGGTGGAGCTGGGCGGGCTCCAGGCTCGCTTCCCGCTGTCCTGGCGCAACTTCCCCATCACCTACGCCTGCTACGCCGCCCTCTTCTGCCTCTCGGCCTCCATCATCTACCCCACCACCTACGTCCAGTTCATGGGTCAAGGCCGCTCCAGGGACCACGCCATCGCCGCCACCGCCTTCTCCTGCATCGCGTGCGTGGCTTACGCCACCGAGGTGGCCTGGACCCGGGCCCGGCCCGGCGAGATCACAGGCTACATGGCCACCGTGCCGGGCCTGCTCAAGGTGGTGGAGACCTTCGTGGCCTGCATCATCTTCGCCTTCATCAGCGAACCCTACATATACAAGAACAAGCCAGCGCTGGAGTGGTGCGTGGCGGTCTACGCCATCTGCTTCATCCTGGCCGCCGTGGCCATCCTCCTGAACCTGTTCGACTGCACCAACGCACTGCCCatccccttccccaccttcctgtCCGGCCTGGCCCTGCTCTCCGTCCTCTTCTACGCCTCGGCCATGGTCCTCTGGCCTCTCTACCAGTTCGATGAGAAGTATGGCGGCAACCCCGAGCGCAGGAAGGATTTCGGCTGCGGGAGCAGCCACGCCCACTACGTGTGCAGCTGGGACCGCCGTCTGGCCGTGGCCATCCTCACGGCCATCAACCTGCTGGCCTACGTGGCCGACCTGGTGCACTCTGCCCGCCTGGTCTTTGTCAGGGTGTGA
- the MYADM gene encoding myeloid-associated differentiation marker isoform X2, with amino-acid sequence MPVTVTRTTITTTSSSASPTILGSPRALTQPLGLLRLLQLLSTCVAFSLVASVNAWVGFSGNWCMFAWCFCFAMTFIIIVVELGGLQARFPLSWRNFPITYACYAALFCLSASIIYPTTYVQFMGQGRSRDHAIAATAFSCIACVAYATEVAWTRARPGEITGYMATVPGLLKVVETFVACIIFAFISEPYIYKNKPALEWCVAVYAICFILAAVAILLNLFDCTNALPIPFPTFLSGLALLSVLFYASAMVLWPLYQFDEKYGGNPERRKDFGCGSSHAHYVCSWDRRLAVAILTAINLLAYVADLVHSARLVFVRV; translated from the coding sequence atGCCGGTGACGGTGACCCGCACGACCATCACGACCACGTCCTCCTCGGCCTCCCCGACCATCCTGGGGTCCCCTCGGGCGCTGACCCAGCCCCTGGGCCTGCTCCGCCTGCTCCAGCTGCTCTCCACCTGCGTGGCCTTCTCGCTGGTCGCCAGCGTGAACGCGTGGGTAGGGTTCTCGGGGAACTGGTGCATGTTCGCCTGGTGCTTCTGCTTCGCCATGACCTTCATCATCATCGTGGTGGAGCTGGGCGGGCTCCAGGCTCGCTTCCCGCTGTCCTGGCGCAACTTCCCCATCACCTACGCCTGCTACGCCGCCCTCTTCTGCCTCTCGGCCTCCATCATCTACCCCACCACCTACGTCCAGTTCATGGGTCAAGGCCGCTCCAGGGACCACGCCATCGCCGCCACCGCCTTCTCCTGCATCGCGTGCGTGGCTTACGCCACCGAGGTGGCCTGGACCCGGGCCCGGCCCGGCGAGATCACAGGCTACATGGCCACCGTGCCGGGCCTGCTCAAGGTGGTGGAGACCTTCGTGGCCTGCATCATCTTCGCCTTCATCAGCGAACCCTACATATACAAGAACAAGCCAGCGCTGGAGTGGTGCGTGGCGGTCTACGCCATCTGCTTCATCCTGGCCGCCGTGGCCATCCTCCTGAACCTGTTCGACTGCACCAACGCACTGCCCatccccttccccaccttcctgtCCGGCCTGGCCCTGCTCTCCGTCCTCTTCTACGCCTCGGCCATGGTCCTCTGGCCTCTCTACCAGTTCGATGAGAAGTATGGCGGCAACCCCGAGCGCAGGAAGGATTTCGGCTGCGGGAGCAGCCACGCCCACTACGTGTGCAGCTGGGACCGCCGTCTGGCCGTGGCCATCCTCACGGCCATCAACCTGCTGGCCTACGTGGCCGACCTGGTGCACTCTGCCCGCCTGGTCTTTGTCAGGGTGTGA